The Vitis riparia cultivar Riparia Gloire de Montpellier isolate 1030 chromosome 3, EGFV_Vit.rip_1.0, whole genome shotgun sequence genome includes a region encoding these proteins:
- the LOC117910972 gene encoding uncharacterized protein LOC117910972 translates to MTKAPSESSKTHYSKQHQQRGSSTSISHRSFYSPKLSVYMLTACVILFILFQIQSLHSAGSPSSSSSPSWPLIHSWNVVSQESPNCSHELHALAEKLSDAVTFLPLKDLRYAQTAQQGHTWFMSSMHDTRVEGEVQYQQYPSAASRGRLLCIKGRDTHDGVWNSYAFAWRDALPRNATVLKGLTFVSYNHYNYDNIWHGLSAMMPFVAWHLRQGQCAVPTRWVLYHWGELRMKMGPWVKSLMQATFGGSVNIKEFGDSGDEGVACFEEAVVMRHNEGGMSRERRLEVYDMMRCKARKYCNVRIEGRGLAVIGLTMLMRTGARSFRNESAVVRIFQRECRKVEGCRLTVAYSNNLTFCQQVKLMSLTDILVSPHGAQLTNMFLMDRNSNVMEFFPKGWLKLAGVGQYVYHWIASWSGMKHEGAWRDPNGDDCPYPEDDRRCMSIYKNGRIGYNDTFFEEWARNILVEVKTRKMEEALNKNNAVVLGGCACS, encoded by the exons ATGACCAAAGCTCCATCTGAATCCAGCAAAACTCATTACTCCAAACAACATCAACAACGCGGTAGTAGTACTAGCATTTCACACCGGTCTTTCTACTCACCCAAACTCTCTGTTTACATGCTGACCGCTTGTGTCATTCTCTTCATTCTCTTCCAGATCCAATCTCTTCACTCCGCTGgatctccttcttcttcttcttcaccttcaTGGCCTCTCATCCACTCATGGAACGTAGTGTCCCAAGAAAGCCCAAACTGCAGCCATGAGCTCCACGCCTTGGCCGAGAAACTTAGTGATGCAGTCACGTTTCTCCCGCTTAAAGATCTCCGATATGCCCAAACTGCCCAGCAAGGCCACACGTGGTTCATGAGCTCCATGCATGATACTCGCGTAGAAGGCGAGGTCCAATACCAACAATACCCTTCAGCGGCCTCCAGAGGCAGGCTTCTATGCATCAAGGGACGGGACACCCACGACGGCGTGTGGAACTCCTATGCATTTGCATGGCGTGACGCTCTTCCTCGAAATGCCACCGTCTTGAAGGGCCTAACTTTTGTTTCCTACAATCATTACAACTACGACAACATATGGCACGGGCTATCAGCCATGATGCCATTCGTGGCGTGGCACCTGAGACAAGGGCAGTGTGCAGTGCCGACAAGGTGGGTTCTGTACCACTGGGGCGAGCTCAGAATGAAGATGGGCCCCTGGGTGAAGAGCTTAATGCAGGCCACATTTGGTGGGTCAGTGAATATAAAAGAGTTTGGTGATTCTGGTGATGAAGGAGTGGCTTGTTTTGAAGAGGCAGTGGTGATGAGGCACAATGAAGGAGGGATGTCTAGAGAGAGGAGATTGGAAGTGTATGATATGATGAGGTGCAAAGCCAGGAAGTACTGTAATGTGAGGATTGAAGGTAGGGGTCTGGCGGTGATAGGGCTGACAATGTTGATGAGAACAGGGGCAAGGTCTTTCAGGAATGAGTCAGCTGTGGTTCGGATCTTTCAAAGGGAGTGTAGGAAGGTGGAGGGGTGCCGCTTAACGGTCGCTTATTCCAATAACCTCACCTTCTGCCAACAG GTGAAATTGATGAGCTTGACAGACATTCTGGTATCTCCACATGGGGCACAACTAACTAACATGTTCCTCATGGACAGAAATAGTAATGTGATGGAATTCTTTCCTAAAGGATGGTTGAAACTTGCTGGTGTAGGTCAGTATGTATATCACTGGATTGCTAGTTGGTCTGGGATGAAACACGAAGGAGCATGGCGAGACCCAAATGGGGATGATTGCCCTTACCCAGAAGATGATCGTCGTTGCATGTCCATCTATAAGAATGGAAGAATCGGATATAATGATACTTTTTTTGAAGAGTGGGCAAGAAATATTCTCGTAGAGGTGAAGACACGTAAGATGGAAGAAGCCTTGAATAAGAACAATGCTGTAGTTTTAGGTGGTTGTGCTTGTAGTTGA